A region of Vespula vulgaris chromosome 1, iyVesVulg1.1, whole genome shotgun sequence DNA encodes the following proteins:
- the LOC127065723 gene encoding guanine nucleotide-binding protein G(I)/G(S)/G(T) subunit beta-1, with protein sequence MNELDSLRQEAETLKNAIRDARKAACDTSLDQATAGLEPIGRIQMRTRRTLRGHLAKIYAMHWGSDSRNLVSASQDGKLIVWDSYTTNKVHAIPLRSSWVMTCAYAPSGSYVACGGLDNICSIYSLKTREGNVRVSRELPGHTGYLSCCRFYDDNQIVTSSGDMTCALWDIETGQQCTSFIGHTGDVMSLSLAPDTRTFVSGACDASAKLWDIREGSCKQTFPGHESDINAVTFFPNGYAFATGSDDATCRLFDIRADQELAMYSHDNIICGITSVAFSKSGRLLLAGYDDFNCNVWDSMKAERAGILAGHDNRVSCLGVTEDGMAVATGSWDSFLRIWN encoded by the exons ATGAACGAGCTCGACAGCCTTCGCCAGGAGGCGGAGACCCTCAAGAATGCTATTCGA GATGCAAGAAAGGCTGCATGCGACACGAGCTTGGACCAAGCGACGGCCGGCTTGGAACCAATCGGTCGAATACAAATGCGTACGAGACGTACTTTGCGAGGTCACTTGGCCAAAATCTATGCTATGCATTGGGGAAGCGATTCCAG GAACCTAGTCTCTGCCTCGCAAGACGGCAAGCTGATCGTTTGGGACAGTTACACGACCAACAAGGTACATGCCATCCCTCTACGTTCCTCGTGGGTGATGACCTGCGCGTATGCACCGTCGGGTAGTTACGTGGCTTGCGGTGGCCTGGACAACATATGTTCCATTTATAGCCTTAAAACAAGAGAAGGAAATGTACGGGTCAGCAGAGAATTACCAGGACATACCGGATACTTGTCCTGTTGTCGATTTTACGACGACAACCAAATCGTCACTAGCTCGGGTGACATGACCTG TGCTCTGTGGGACATCGAGACCGGTCAACAATGCACTTCGTTCATCGGGCACACAGGAGACGTAATGTCCCTCTCGCTGGCTCCCGATACACGCACCTTCGTTTCCGGTGCGTGCGATGCTAGCGCAAAACTTTGGGATATTCGTGAAGGGTCTTGCAAGCAGACTTTCCCTGGACACGAGAGTGACATAAATGCCGTTACg TTCTTCCCCAACGGATATGCTTTCGCGACGGGTTCGGATGACGCTACTTGCAGACTCTTTGACATTAGAGCGGATCAAGAACTGGCGATGTATAGCCACGACAATATTATTTGCGGTATTACGAGTGTAGCTTTCAGCAAGAGCGGTAGATTGTTGTTAGCTGGCTACGACGACTTCAATTGCAACGTGTGGGATTCCATGAAAGCCGAGCGAGCTG GTATACTTGCCGGGCATGACAATCGCGTGTCTTGTCTTGGAGTGACGGAAGATGGTATGGCGGTAGCAACAGGCTCTTGGGATTCGTTCCTTCGCATTTGGAACTAA